CCCGTCCTGACCACCCCGGTCGACGCCGAGTTCCACGTCGGCACCATGGGCCTGGCCTGGGACGGTGAGGGCTCGCAGGTGATCGTCGAGCTGCTCGCGCTGTCCGAGGAGGAGCCGACCGAGGACATCGTGCTGGAGGACCGGGAGGACGGGCCGGACGCGCTCCGCGTCTACCTGACCCTGGCCGACGCCGAGGAGTTCGCCCGGCACGCCGGGCGGATCGTCGCCGCGGGACGCCCGCCGTGCCCGCTCTGCAACAACCCGCTGGACCCGGTCGGCCACATCTGCCCGCGGCTCAACGGCTACCACCGGGACGTCCGTGGCTGAGCCGGCGGTCCCGGACGGGACCGGCTCCCCGGACAGTTCGGCCGACCGGGACCGCGGGGCGGTCCTGGAGGTGCTGACCCTCGGCGACATCGAGGTCGACGGGCGGGTCAGCGAGGCGTCGAACCTCACGTTGGTCGGCACGGTGACGCTCGGCGACATCGCCCTCACCTGCGTCTACAAGCCGGTCCGCGGCGAGCGACCGCTGTGGGACTTCCCGGACGGGACCCTGGCGCAGCGGGAGTACGGCGCCTACCTGGTCGCCGCGGCCGCCGGGTGGGACTGCGTGCCGCCTACCGTGCTCCGGCCCGGTCCGTTCGGCGCCGGCATGGTGCAGCTCTGGATCGACACCCCGGCCGCAGCCGGTGACGGCG
This region of Nakamurella alba genomic DNA includes:
- a CDS encoding DUF3090 domain-containing protein, whose translation is MSRQIHVFRSPDRFLAGTIGQPGEREFFLQVVEGRRVLSVACEKQQVAVLADRLGTLIQEVAKRFGAEVGTPSRTASDPVLTTPVDAEFHVGTMGLAWDGEGSQVIVELLALSEEEPTEDIVLEDREDGPDALRVYLTLADAEEFARHAGRIVAAGRPPCPLCNNPLDPVGHICPRLNGYHRDVRG